AACTCGGCGGCGCCCCCAGACGACCGCGCAACCTCTGGGGCGAACCCGGGACCATCCCCAACCCCGAGGACGCGGTCGAGAACAAACTCGATCAGGCTGTGTGCTCAGGCCTGATCCCGCTGGCGACCGCGCAGAAGGCGATCGCCGCGGACTGGGTGACCGCCTTCGACGACACCGGCTTACGCGTGACCGGCGGCAAAGTATGCCTGCGCGACAACCCGACCACATGCGTCACCAGCCGACACGGCGACCAAGACGGCAACTGACCGCAACGACAACCACCGCGTGGACCGATCACAGCACCGGCTACCAAACGTCCGCTATTGCCGATGAGCGGATGTCGGCGTCGCCGTCGGTCGGTAACGACCACACGGTGGTGGCTTCAGTTCGATCCACACCTGCCGACGCTGATCAGACTCCACATCACCGGCCTACGCCTCCTCGCTCCGACGACAGCGGCGCGACCCATCCCCCGCCGCCCGCGGACCGGACCTCCGCCCTTCCCTGATCTCGGTGGCCCCGGCCGGCTACTGCGGGCGTGCGGGAAGGTCGGCGAGGAACGTCGCGGGCACAGCACGCGGACGGCGGGGTCCCCAGCGGCTGACGGCGAACAGGACGACGCACGAGCGGCCCGTGCCACCGACCCACGCAGGCTGCGCGCGATCGAACGCCAACGGCGGAGGGCGGTGCCACAAGCTGGCTCCACCCCGCAGCCGAGCACCATCGCCGTCGCGGTACCGGACGACGTAGTCGAGCTTCCGCCCGGGATCCATCCCCGGCCTGGAGAACGCGGCGGCGAGGCACCCTGCCGGTTCGCTCACGAACACCGCCTGGACCGTCACGGCTCGCCAGCCGGTGCGCCGGACCGACTCGTAGCGCATCCACCACAGCACCGCCCCCGGCGTGAAGCACACCGATGCCGCGATCACCACAAACGCAACGAACGACAAGATGTCGCTGCCGCTGCTGTACGAGATCAGCAGGACCACCAGCCCGACCACCCACGCCATGCCGCACGCCGTCGCCCGCAGTGCGACCGCCCCCACCCGCTCCAGCTCGCGAGCCAGTTCCGCCTCCATCACCCCAGCGTACAAACCTCGCCGACGTCGAAGCCGCCACGAAATTCCTGACCCACCCCACGGACCACCACCACACGCGCAGACACAGCTTCCCCCAAGTACGCCTTCTCCCTGGTGGTGTGGCGGGATGGGCCGCAGTTGCTGCTGACGACCACTGTTCCGGCCCGTGACGATGCACCGGTGCTGACGGATGGGGTGCTCGCTCTTCGCACGCCGGTTCGTAGGTCAGGCCTTCCTCCGGGTGAAGGCAGGCCCGTCCTAGCGGTCCCACTCGGCCTCGGCCTCGGTGATCACGGTCCGGACGTTGTCGCGTGTCGCGATAGGACGGAGTGGCTGCTTTCGCGCGCAGCAGCCGCAGATCGGCCGCGAACTCCACGAGCGGCGAGCCATCACGGACCAGTTCGAGTTCCACTGCGGCATGGTCGATCATCCCCCTCGACGGACAGCCGCGCGCCACGGTTGACGGCCTCCGTAGTAGACGGTGAAGTTTCGGACGATGGACGCAGCCGCGGCGGCGGGCGCGGTTGCGAGGACAGGCCCGACTGCGGCTACTCCGGCCACCGCAGCCGGGCGGCGGCGTCGGGTGCGGCGCGCGGTCGCCGGTGCGGAGTGTTGTGTGGACTTCAGCATGATGAGCAAGAAGATCCCTCGTGATCAATTCGGCACCTGGAATTCGGGCGCCCACGGCACACCACGCCCACATCGAAGGCCAGGTTGCCGCCTGCAGACTGGTTTCACCCGAATGCAGGCCCGCGAGGTCAGCCCGTTTGTCCGGACTTGGGCGGATGCGGTGGCCGGTCGGCCGATGCCGAATGGGCGCGGACCCGGGCGGAGGTGTCGCGCTCGGCCCAGGACAAGTACCCGGCCAGGGCGCCCGTCGTGGCGATCCACCGGCGCGCCGCGGCACCGGCCGCGACGGGGTCATCCGGCGCTCACCTCCGCCACGATCGCGTCGGTGAGCAGCAGCAGCTCGACGTCCATTCAGCGGTAGATGTGTCCTGTGCGAGCGTTTTGCCCGTTCTGGTCGGTCAAGCTGACTTTGACGTGGTTGGCTCCACCCCGGACATCAGCTTTAAGAGGGATGTCTTCCCCGGTAGTGGAGTTGCAGTGGGTACTCGTGCTCCTGGCGTCCAACTGAGTGGTGCCTGCGAGTGCGTAAGCGTAGAACCGCCGACACCCAGCAGCGTGAAAAGTTGCCTCGACGCTCGCTGAACGATTTGAGAAGAAGACGGAGCCGGTGATGTAGCTGTTTCCGTCCGCACCGTAGACGAGGAAATCATGGGATATTCCGGCTGGCTCGGCGGTGGCTGCGGGTGCTTCCATCAGAACCAGCCCGGCGGCTGCTGCGGCTATTGCCATCGCAGCGCGGCTTTTCCGCCCGTGGCCCTTGGCCGTCGTCGGCTCTTGCGGCTTGGCCCCGGAACTCCAAGTCATCGGTTTGTCCCCTCATCGTGCGTTCACGATCCCTGGAAAGCTCTAATCCGTCCTACCACATAAGCCCGCTCCGCGAGAGAAAAGCATCGTTCACCGCACCAGCCACCCGGACGCACCAGCTGGCCTGCAGCGGGGCGCGGAACGTCACTACAGTGGCGTCCTGCGGCCGATCGAGTGAATCGATCGATTGCACCTCAACCAGGAAAGCGACAAGGGCGTTGACGTCCGGAGCGGCCGGAACGACCGGGTGCGGCTGGCGAGGGGAATACCGGATGATGTTCGCGGCACGAGCGGCGCGAAGCTGGTCAATGGCAGCAGGGATTGTGTTCGCCGCAGTGATCGCCGCCGCCACTCCCGCAGCGGCGAACGCGGCCCCGAAGGTCAGTTCGATCGCACAGGAGGCGGCCACGACGCGAGTCGCGGCCGCGGCCACCGGCACGTCATTCCACTTCACCGCGGTACCTGCCGGCGGCAGGGTCTCCTGCTACGGCTACTACGGAACGTTCAAAGAGGGGTCTTACGTCATGGTCGTCGACTGGATTCACACCAGCGACGAATGCTTCGGCATCTCCACCGACCGCACGATCTGGCACGCATGGCCCAACTCCGGCGGCTGGAAGAAGATGGGCGGCAACGGGCTCGCCGACGACATCGCCTACGCCGTGGACGAGGGCGCCAACGGGTCCAAGGGGGTCGTAGTGTGGGTGTCATCCAGCAACAAGTACTGGGTTCAGCGTTACGCCCCGCCGCTGGGCTGGACCGGAGAGTGGACGCTGGCGTAGCGGCGGCGACACCGCGCACAGCGTGCGCGGGTGTCCGTCCCGCCGCAACAGCCTGAATTCCGCTCAACCGGCGAGTTGCTCGTCCAGTTCATCCTGACGGAGCAAGGCACCACCGGACCCACTCGAGTGATCCGGTGGTGCGCGAACACCGGCCGGTCGCGCTCGCCGGATCCGCAGGACGGGCCACTTTCGCCAGCACTCGTCCCGATCCAGGTGCAAGGAGTGGCGCGCTCAGCAATTCGCCGATGCAATCCTCGCGCTGAGCGAGCATGAAGCCCGCGGCTGGTGACCTGCTCAGGTTCCGCTGACAAGCTGGCCACGGCGGTCGCAGAATAGGATGCGCGAGTGGGCGTGTTCCTGACACGTCGATGGCACCGACGTCCGGATCGACACGCAGCGGCGGCGGAAGCGACACCAACGCACTCTCATGCCGCCGAGCGCGTACTCCAGTCAGTCGCAGTAGTGAAGAGTACTTCCCACAAATCGGCCGGAGCCCAGTACTCCAGGTCGGCCGGGGTCAGCACCCCTGAACGCCGGGTACTCCGCCAGCACGGCAACCAACTCGGGAGCTTCGACGAACGTCAGCGGCCCCGCGTCGACCGCCGTCCCGTCAATCACCCGTGGCTCGGCGACCGCCACGACCGGCTCGGCCCGGTCGCTGGTGCACACGATCGACAGGCGGTGGCCGACGTAGCCGAGGACGCCCTGGTGGAAGTTCGACGTGACACCGTCGGCGATCCGGAACTCGACAATCCGGCCGCCGGTGCGCCGGGCCGCTTCGCGGCACACCCGACGGAACTCGCGGAGACTGGTCACCGCGCGACCGTACCGGCTCAACGCCGGTCCACGTTACGTCCGTTATGGCCTGCCGTGCTCGGCCGTTCGTTCGGCGAGGTTGCGCTGAGGGCGTTGTCACAGAGCTGTGACGCGGTGATCGCCTTCCGCGGACATCGGCTGAGCAGGGTGAGCCGTATGCGAAGTCGATCTCTGCTGTTCGGTGTCGTACTCGGGTTGACCGTGCTCCTCGCTGCCGCTCCGGCGCAGGCGATCCTGGGCGGTACCGAATCCCGGCGGGCCTACTCGTTCATGGGTTCGTTCCAGCCGTCGTTCCCCCGGCCACCGCGCCCGGACGGCCACGGGTGCGGTGTGGAAGTCCTGGCGCCGCAATGGGTGCTGACCGCCAGCCACTGCGCCGGCAAGAACCCGACCGGCGCGCGGGTGGGCGTCCCGCGTGGCTGGAAGGTCCGGGTCGGGTCGCTCGACACGACGTCCGGCGGCGAGACCGCCGAGGTCGATCACTACTATCGGCTGGCGACGAACAGCGATGAGGGCGGGTTCTGGGGCAAGGACCTCGCACTGCTGCACCTGCGGACCCCGGTGAAGGCCCGGCCGCTGCGGATCGCGTCGGCCACGCCGGCGGACAACGCGCCGGTCCGCATCCTGGGCTGGGGGATGAGCTGCGAGGACAGCGGCGATCCGGCGTGCTTCCCGACGCGGCTGCGGGAGGCCGACACCGTCGTGCAGCCGGTCGCGGTGTGCCCCGTGGCCGCGCCCGGAGAGCTGTGCGTCGGCAGCCGCGACGGCAGCGTCGCCGCGGGCAATATGGACTCCGGCGGCCCGGCCCTGGTCCGCGACGGCGACGGCTGGGCATTGGCCGGCGTGGTCAGCGGCCCGGCTGGAGACAAGGCGCCGACGCTGTACACCGACGTCACCCGCCACGCTGCCTGGATCAACGGCATCATCAGCGGCGCCCACGTGCCGCTCGATGACGTTATCCCGGATGTCGAGGGCGCGGTGGACCTGAACGGCTGCGTCGGCTCGGTGGTCCGCACGCCCGCGTCTCATCCGCAGGACCCGGCGCTGCTGCTGACGAACGGGCACTGCGTCCAGGACGAGCGGCCGGCGCAGGGAGCCGCGCTGGTGGACAGGCCCGCCGACTTCGCGGCACCGATCGCGGACCACCAGGGCTACCCGCTGGCGACGCCCCGCGCGAACCGCCTGCTGTACGCGACGATGACCGGCACAGACATCGCGTTGTACCGCCTGGACAAGACCTACGCGCAACTGCGGTCCGTCAAGGTCTTCCGGCTGACGTCGTCGCCCGTGCGCGCGGGGGATGCGTTGACGATGGCTTACACGAGCACCCGGCTTCACTGCACCGCCGAGGCGGTGGTGCCGCACCTGCGTGAGGGCGGCTACCAGCAGGACGACGCAATCCGCTACGCGACCAGCCCGGACTGCGCGCCCTGGCACGGGACGTCCGGGTCGGCGCTGCTGGCCGGGGACGGCGTGACGGTGGTGGGCATCCACAACACCCACAACGACACGGGCGAGCAGTGCACCGTCGACAACCCGTGCGAAGTGGGCACGGACGGTTCGGTGACTTCGGTCAAGGGGCGAGGCTACGGGCAGCAGGTCGCCGGGATCGCGGCCTGCGTGGTCCAGGGGTCGAAGCTGGACCTGTCCCGCCCGGGCTGCGCCCTGACGGCGTCACCCCGGCCGAGGTGACGCCGTCCCCGCGATCTGCTCCGGCCTGATCCGGCTCGCGACCCGCAGAAGGCATCGCCGCGAACTGGGGTGACCGCCTTCGACGACACCGGCCTGCGCGTAGCCGGCGGCAAAGTGTGCCTCCGCGCCAACCCCGCCAAATGCGTCATCAGCCGACACGGCAACCAAGACGGCAACCGGCAGCAGCGACGACCACCCACCGTCCGGACCAATCATGGCGACGGCAATCGAACGTCCGCTATTGCCGACGAGCGTGCGATCGGCTGTCCGGATCGAGGCAACAACCGAAGGAATACAGGTTGCGACGGTTGAGTACTGTCGGCTGCCGGAGGTGAGTGTCCACGTGGAACTCATGCGGCTTGAGATCGATCGGTACGACTGGGCCGCAATGCAATGCGGGTGCCACCGTCCAGCCGAACACCTCGCTGCCGACCTGCTGGCGCTGGCGCAGGGAACGGAGAGCCTGGATCTGGCCGGCCACGTGGTCGCGCCCGGCGAGATCCTGGTCGAAGCGTCGTTGCCCGCGCTGGCCGTGGCACTGGCTGCGATCGCCGGAGGCGTCACCGGGCAGTCACGGGACCAGTTCTTCCACCTCGTCCTCTGCCTCATCGGGGACAACGGTCACGCGTTCGGCCTCTTCGAGGGGAGGGACCCTGTCGCGGAGTGCCGCGCGCTGGCACGCACTGGATTGTGGATGTTCTACAGCGAGGTGCTCGCGGGATGCCCCGGATCGAACGCGGCAGCTTTCGCTTTCGACATCGTGAGCGTCCTCGAGCACGGAGGGAATAACCGCGATCGGGTACGGCGAGTCCAGGCTGCCGCAGCCGAGCGACTGCCGTGGGACCTGCGCCCACCGCATGACCCTTTCGACGTTTGACCGGCGGCTGGCGCAGCCAGGGAACAAGTTCGTTCATCT
This genomic window from Amycolatopsis mongoliensis contains:
- a CDS encoding serine protease, producing the protein MRSRSLLFGVVLGLTVLLAAAPAQAILGGTESRRAYSFMGSFQPSFPRPPRPDGHGCGVEVLAPQWVLTASHCAGKNPTGARVGVPRGWKVRVGSLDTTSGGETAEVDHYYRLATNSDEGGFWGKDLALLHLRTPVKARPLRIASATPADNAPVRILGWGMSCEDSGDPACFPTRLREADTVVQPVAVCPVAAPGELCVGSRDGSVAAGNMDSGGPALVRDGDGWALAGVVSGPAGDKAPTLYTDVTRHAAWINGIISGAHVPLDDVIPDVEGAVDLNGCVGSVVRTPASHPQDPALLLTNGHCVQDERPAQGAALVDRPADFAAPIADHQGYPLATPRANRLLYATMTGTDIALYRLDKTYAQLRSVKVFRLTSSPVRAGDALTMAYTSTRLHCTAEAVVPHLREGGYQQDDAIRYATSPDCAPWHGTSGSALLAGDGVTVVGIHNTHNDTGEQCTVDNPCEVGTDGSVTSVKGRGYGQQVAGIAACVVQGSKLDLSRPGCALTASPRPR